gtgtgacttggccatgtgaccccttcACTTAATTAAGTTACAAgttaaagagttacacgggttaAGGTCACGGGCGTGTGCCCTACCTCATATGCCACACGGtctgaccacacgggcgtgtgacccctgaacttaggaaaaattttgaaattttgtgaaaaattctctgagttcccGATTCAGTCCCGATTCATTTCTAATGTATgatttgggcctcgagggcctATAGAAGGGACtatatggttaaattttaattaatttttgatacgattgtaaaataacatgaaatatcTTAATATGATCTGTaaatttcggtaatgctcctAAACCCTGTTCCGAcgatggatacaggttaggggtgttacacatattatgtttacacttttattttgatcatcCAACTTCTAGCGTCACGAACTTAGATTTTTCACATTGCAATCCGTGCAACCTTAGACAATTTCTTCGCTCCAAAAATGTCTAAGTCAACCTAACTCCCAACAGTTGAAATTCAATAGAATTCCTCTAAGGCACTAACGAAGAACAAAGTGGAAACAACACAAAAGTTGAAAAGAACTCGAAAGATGAACAAAGCCACAGAAAAACAAGAACACTAGAGAGAATGTTTGTGTGAATACtctcaagaattctattactcaatgaatgaattaaaatgagGGGGAGAGacctttatttatagttgagtccCTTCAAAATCAACGGTATAGATCAAAATACATCAATTGTTAGGATTAAAAGCTATCTACAAATCAaatatctaagattacaaaatcatatattctaatATGACATATAATATTTAAGATTACATATCTTCGAAAATCACGTTCCATATTTGCAATATTTTGTAGATGGACTTTTAATCTTTCCAAGCAATGGGCCAATGCaattgggccaaatgacctctcTTAAACATGATTGATCACACAAATGTGCCATGGTTGCGGGCTCCCATGAGCAACCCGTGGCACtaggtcattttcattttggtcacaaagaaatcatttttttttaactcttgatctagataaaaaaaaatttacagattaaaatgaaaaggaaaaagaaactaaaataatgcattaaaaagttggcaaattgtatttttttattccgttgctgaaaattttaaaattttcttatcggtttaaaattttaaaattcataacatcaaaatcaattaaataaattgttgaaaatttttatcccTTAATAATGTCAACcgatttgttactataataatgaaattaaaaattaattaatttaatctcttctaaattttaaaattttattttatgtttacaaATTatcctaaataaaataaattcaaataactcatatttaataattgtttgtgaaacttaaaatttcttttaattacatATTCTTGAATCTTCATGCTaagttaaaaacaaagaaaattcgtgcaattaattaaattaattgcttGTTGGGTAAAACAATGATGAAAATATTTGTAGATTTTGTTTGGCatgaaagataaaattaattaattaaattaattgtaacgattattctttgtttttaacttAGTATCCAAGGTTCAAGATCATATAATCAAGATAAATTTGGGTTTTGTAGACAATTATTAAAATGAGCTATTtgagttgaaaaataaaattttaatttataggatattgaattaattaatttctttattatagtaacaaattgACTGTCACTATTGAGAGATGAGTTTTTCAATAAtctatttaattgattttgatgttttgaaataaaattttcaatattaaaaaaattagaattttcaaaatgggtaaaaagtataatttaataatttttagtgtattattttagtttctactgtttttcactttaatttttaattttttatcgtgatcaatactttaaaaataatttggataaccaaaatgaaagcgatttaaaattgaataaccaaaataaaagtataaatattatgtgGTGTGTACAAATAAATACACTCTAAAAGTTGAGtgaagaaattacaaaatttcattttgatgaccaaaataaatatgttgtaaatattAGGAATCAAccagaaataaatttaaagggACGGATAAggctttttaaaaattataattataatattacaattataaaaaaatatataatttaattccgatcctaagtattttttttttgaattcacCCCGGTATCAACTAGGTAATTCAACCATTGTAATGTAACCTGCTGTTCTGTTCTGCTCTCCAAAGACTGGCAGAGGCCACGATGATACAAATCAATTAAGACTTATCCTCTGGTTCAGAGGACGCCACGTCCGTCATTTCCACGTGTCAACGTCTTAAGTACTTAAAGATTTGCTTTGCCAGCTAGAATTAGAAACTATAAAACTAGAAACTCCAACTACTCGCTATATGGCTGTTAATATCATTCTTCCTCCCTCCTCGCTTTCACTTTGGCATACTAAAAAACTCATTTATTCTACTCAAATTAGGTTCCGGATCATGAGCTCGGCTTCAAAATCCCAACCCCAATCTGTTGCTTCCTCAGCAGTGTACCAGGTTCCGGGGCTAGACTCCCATGAAATGGACAGCACTGCGGACAAGACCTTTGAAAGGTACTCATCAAACACAGCGAAGAGGAATGGGAAAGGGGTTTCCATTGTTTGGTTTAGGAATGATTTGAGGGTGTTAGACAACGAGGCTTTGTTTAAGGCTTGGGTTTCTTCCCAGGCTGTTTTGCCTGTTTACTGCATCGATCCTCGTCTCTTTCAGACCACCTATTACTTTGGTTTCCCTAAGACTGGAGGTATCACTTTTCTTCCTGCTTTCTGGGTTGTTGCTTCTTGCTTTCCTTTTTGGATATTATcgtttgatttgaaatattgaCTGACCATAATCATAAATTGGCTTTGACATCAAATCATTCGTTTAGTTTAGTAGCTCAGCCTAACATGAAGTAATTCTCGTAGTCTTATTAAGGGCctcatttctttttgttttccatttttttggTGCTAGCTTTGAGAGCACAATTTATCATTGAATGCTTGGctgatttgaagaaaaatttgatGAAGAAGGGCCTTAATCTTCTCATTCAACATGGGAAACCAGAGGACATTCTACCTTCTCTTGCAAAGGCTTTTGGAGCTCACACAGTTAAGTACTGCCTACCACAATAATGTCTATATGCCTTAGAATTACTAAGCCATCGTATTTACACACTGCTCACTTCCAAGACTACTCTGCTCAGGTATATGCTCATAAAGAGACCTGCTCCGAGGAGCTACAAGTTGAAAGATCGGTTGCACGAGGTCTGAGACAGGTGGAGTTATCACGTGCTCAAGGGAATTCTAGCAGGTCAAGTTCAACCCACAGCCCTAAGCTACAACTTATATGGGGCAGCACTCTGTATCACTTAGATGACCTTCCATTCAGTGTCGGCAGTTTGCCAGATGTATATACTCAGTTCCGTAAGGCACGATGCTAAGTTGTAATCATTTTGGGTTCATTATAGTCTAATCTAGTGTGAATGATTACATTGAGGTTTTTCACATTAGATTTTGTTAACAAAATTATTACTTTCAGTCCGTTGAAGCCAAATGCACCATCCGAGGGTGCATCAGACTTCCAACATCTCTCGGTCCACCTCCTAGTGTTGATGATTGGGGAATTATTCCTTCAGTTGAGCAGCTTGGACTTCACTCTGAAAAGGCAAGTTGACATGTCATATATACTGCTTAAACAAATTAGTATGCTATAATCATTGAGAATGTTAGTGCTTATAGTGATTTCTATCCCCATTTATGACAGGTTGTAAAAGGAATGAGATTTTTGGGAGGTGAAACTGCTGCATTGAGCAGAGTTACAGAATACTTCTGGAACAAGGCAAGATGAATTGGCTTATTACTTTTATGTGAATCGTAGAATAACCGATTTACTTGCATCATAGGGAAACTGTAGTGaggtaaaaatagaaattgctTGGATTATGCTGCCTTCTTAATCAGTCTCACTTGCATGCTTATATAGGACTTGTTAAAAATATACAAGGAGACAAGGAATGGAATGTTAGGGCCTGATTACTCAACAAAGTTTTCTCCATGGCTTGCTTCAGGAAGTCTCTCTCCTCGGTTCATATATGAAGAGGTAGCAAAACTTTCTaattccccccccccctttGATGCTATTGAATAACCATGTATAATGAAGACGATGATTATAACTCAGGCAGGTATGCTGATTAATACTATTAGGTAAAGAGATATGAAAAGGAAAGGCTAGCAAATGACTCCACATACTGGTACCTTCCATTGCTCTAGCTCTTGGCAGAAAActtgatgaattttgaaatttcagtttgTGAAATGGAATATACATGATTGGGATGGCATCTATTGTTTAATCTCATATGAGGCTTGATCTTCactaaaatcttatttttctttcctcaATATCTATGGACATTGTTGCAGGGTATTGTTTGAATTGATATGGAGGGATTACTTCAGATTCATTTCGATTAAATATGGAAATTCCTTTTTCCATTTAGGTAAAGAttgaaattagtttaatttctgTAGGAGTTTACTAATGTTTATGGAGacatttttccatattttcgTCAAAAGGCCTCCAATTACAATCTTTGATAGAATTAACAATGTTCCACAAATGCGATTGAACCGGTAGTCATTTCATACTGATTGACAAATTTGGGTAATATAGGTGGCCCAAGAAAAGTGGAAAAGAGGTGGCATCAAGACCAAAAATTGTTTGAAACCTGGAGAAATGGCTGCACTGGGTATATTGTTTTTTCTGCCTATATGCTTCATGCTTGTAGACGTTTCATTTTATCATATCTATGCTTTTATCATGTATTTACTAGAATTGTACAAATTTGCAGCTATCCCCTAATAGATGCAAACATGAAGGAACTATCAGCTTCTGGATTTATGTCAAATCGTGGCCGGCAGGTAAacttttctgttcttttttttctctcctgTAGAATAGTAGACCGGCAGCAGTTTTCAAATCCTTAAATTAGCATCTTTGTTTTTGGAATTCCTAGAAGCTGTTAAACATGTTTTCAACATGATCAATGGCCTGCAGATAGTATGTTCTTTTCTTGTTCGTGACATGGGAATTGACTGGCGCATGGGAGCAGAATGGTTTGAAACATGTCTTCTAGATTACGACCCGTGTTCAAACTACGGAAACTGGACCTATGGTGCAGGTGATTCGCGTTACCTTTCTTAGGATCAACTAGTCTTAAGATATTTTCTAacctaatattattttttatatatttcttgtGTTATTAGCAGTTGAAAAACTGTGAAAGATACATACCAAGCAGTTTTCTCGATTAAATTGTTAACTCATTTGTTCAATCTTTCTTTTGGAAAATGACAAGTCATATATCCTGTCATTATATAATGATCCTTCTTTTTAGGAGTTGGAAATGACCCTAGAGAAGATCGGTATTTTAGCATCCCAAAACAAGTAAGTGCACTTTTTCTGTGTGTATTTACATAAGTTTGCCAACGTCAGTATGACTGTGTAGCAGGCAAGGGTGTGGATAAATTTATTATAGCCGAGAAATAGTGGGAGGGGAATTGTTGAGCGTTACAGATTTTGTAGCTGTtcattattgtgattaattaagatgatgaaattttcaGGCACAAACATATGATCCAGATGGAGAGCACGTGGCATTTTGGGTACCAGAGCTTCTTACCCTCCCCAAAGAGAGAAGGAATTTTCCTGGAAAATCATATATTGAGCAAGTTGTACCTCTAAAATTTGGGAGCAGTAATAAGCACCACAGTCAAAGAAGCAAAT
This genomic stretch from Gossypium raimondii isolate GPD5lz chromosome 6, ASM2569854v1, whole genome shotgun sequence harbors:
- the LOC105774166 gene encoding cryptochrome DASH, chloroplastic/mitochondrial isoform X1, with the translated sequence MAVNIILPPSSLSLWHTKKLIYSTQIRFRIMSSASKSQPQSVASSAVYQVPGLDSHEMDSTADKTFERYSSNTAKRNGKGVSIVWFRNDLRVLDNEALFKAWVSSQAVLPVYCIDPRLFQTTYYFGFPKTGALRAQFIIECLADLKKNLMKKGLNLLIQHGKPEDILPSLAKAFGAHTVYAHKETCSEELQVERSVARGLRQVELSRAQGNSSRSSSTHSPKLQLIWGSTLYHLDDLPFSVGSLPDVYTQFRKSVEAKCTIRGCIRLPTSLGPPPSVDDWGIIPSVEQLGLHSEKVVKGMRFLGGETAALSRVTEYFWNKDLLKIYKETRNGMLGPDYSTKFSPWLASGSLSPRFIYEEVKRYEKERLANDSTYWVLFELIWRDYFRFISIKYGNSFFHLGGPRKVEKRWHQDQKLFETWRNGCTGYPLIDANMKELSASGFMSNRGRQIVCSFLVRDMGIDWRMGAEWFETCLLDYDPCSNYGNWTYGAGVGNDPREDRYFSIPKQAQTYDPDGEHVAFWVPELLTLPKERRNFPGKSYIEQVVPLKFGSSNKHHSQRSKYGGRHSGLRNR
- the LOC105774166 gene encoding cryptochrome DASH, chloroplastic/mitochondrial isoform X2 → MAVNIILPPSSLSLWHTKKLIYSTQIRFRIMSSASKSQPQSVASSAVYQVPGLDSHEMDSTADKTFERYSSNTAKRNGKGVSIVWFRNDLRVLDNEALFKAWVSSQAVLPVYCIDPRLFQTTYYFGFPKTGALRAQFIIECLADLKKNLMKKGLNLLIQHGKPEDILPSLAKAFGAHTVYAHKETCSEELQVERSVARGLRQVELSRAQGNSSRSSSTHSPKLQLIWGSTLYHLDDLPFSVGSLPDVYTQFRKSVEAKCTIRGCIRLPTSLGPPPSVDDWGIIPSVEQLGLHSEKVVKGMRFLGGETAALSRVTEYFWNKDLLKIYKETRNGMLGPDYSTKFSPWLASGSLSPRFIYEEVKRYEKERLANDSTYWVLFELIWRDYFRFISIKYGNSFFHLGGPRKVEKRWHQDQKLFETWRNGCTGYPLIDANMKELSASGFMSNRGRQIVCSFLVRDMGIDWRMGAEWFETCLLDYDPCSNYGNWTYGAGTNI